The Cucurbita pepo subsp. pepo cultivar mu-cu-16 unplaced genomic scaffold, ASM280686v2 Cp4.1_scaffold003273, whole genome shotgun sequence region GCGGACATTGATCTCTCCATTGCCAGTGCAGCCGAGAGGCGGCGCGTGCCTTCATGCACCGGCTCCGTCAAGTCAGTGAAACTCTCGCTCCGTTCAAGTGAGCGTCTCGTAGAGTTGCGCCGCGACATTTGCGGCCTGAGGAGACTCCGGCTACTCCGACTGCCAGTGCCGGCGATGGTCGAGGCGGAGTCATTGTTCTCGGGTGATTCGCCGGAATTTGTAGCCTCGGGAGACGTCGGAATGTTCTGACTTAACCGCGTCGAACTCCGCCGTGAAATTTGCCGGAGAACCGGAACAGCAGCAGCGACGACAGGAGTAGTGGATTCCGGCGATTCCTCTTCGTTCGACGTCATCTCCGCCGACGAAAAAACCGCAAAACGAAGCGAATTCGGCGGCGGAATTTGAGATCTTAGATTCAAACGAAGTCGATCCCTCAAAAACTTCCAAGATTTCCTCTCTCTATTACCAACAGCAGGGGACTTCCCAACGTCGTCTCTTAAAATATCGAGCAAAGTCCTCCCGTTTAGTCTCACCTCCGGCGAGGGGTTCGGCGAGGCTCTCTTATGAACAGTCAAAACGTCGTTCAGTGTCAAACCACCAGTGAGCTCTCTGCCTTCGCCCACCGCTAACATCTGATCGTAAAGCGTAATTCTCCGACGACCACCTTCCATAGATaatcacacaaaaaaaaaaaaaaaaaaaaa contains the following coding sequences:
- the LOC111786899 gene encoding chromo domain-containing protein cec-1-like; this translates as MEGGRRRITLYDQMLAVGEGRELTGGLTLNDVLTVHKRASPNPSPEVRLNGRTLLDILRDDVGKSPAVGNRERKSWKFLRDRLRLNLRSQIPPPNSLRFAVFSSAEMTSNEEESPESTTPVVAAAVPVLRQISRRSSTRLSQNIPTSPEATNSGESPENNDSASTIAGTGSRSSRSLLRPQMSRRNSTRRSLERSESFTDLTEPVHEGTRRLSAALAMERSMSARETVATQEAADAETTADEDDEEADSTAVETAAPVRMSLMDLLEETDRQMGFEGSRYKIEDEVEEEEEEEEEEEKEEEVAVVGGGSERKCCVCMVRHKGAAFIPCGHTFCRLCSRELLVSRGNCPLCNGFILEILDIF